The proteins below are encoded in one region of Canis lupus familiaris isolate Mischka breed German Shepherd chromosome 21, alternate assembly UU_Cfam_GSD_1.0, whole genome shotgun sequence:
- the OR56A4 gene encoding olfactory receptor family 56 subfamily A member 4, whose protein sequence is MASSSNYSTAPVSEFLLICFPNYQSWQHWLSLPLSLLFLLAMGANATLLITILLEASLHEPMYYLLGLLSLLDIVLCLTVIPKVLAIFWFDLRSISFSACFLQMFIMNSFLTMESCTFMVMAYDRYVAICHPLRYPSIITDQFVVRAAIFIVARNSIFSLPVPVLSSRLRYCAENIIKNCICTNLSVSKLSCDDITFNRLYQFVAGWTLLGSDLILIVLSYSFILKAVLRIKAEGATAKALSTCGSHFILILFFSTVLLVLVITNLARKRIPPDVPILLNILHHLIPPALNPIVYGVRTKEINQGIQKLLRRL, encoded by the coding sequence ATGGCTTCATCCAGCAACTACTCCACTGCTCCAGTCTCTGAATTCCTCCTCATCTGCTTCCCTAACTACCAGAGTTGGCAGCATTGGCTGTCCCTGCCTctcagcctcctcttcctcctggccaTGGGGGCCAATGCCACCCTCTTGATCACTATCCTGCTGGAGGCCTCTCTGCACGAGCCCATGTACTACCTACTCggcctcctctccctgctggACATTGTGCTCTGCCTCACTGTCATCCCCAAGGTCCTGGCCATCTTCTGGTTTGATCTCAGGTCCATCAGCTTCTCAGCCTGCTTCCTCCAGATGTTCATCATGAACAGTTTTTTGACCATGGAGTCCTGCACATTCATggtcatggcctatgaccgctatgtggccatctgccaccCACTGAGGTACCCATCCATCATCACTGACCAATTTGTGGTTAGAGCTGCCATATTTATTGTGGCCAGGAATAGtatcttttctcttcctgttcctGTTCTTTCTTCCAGGCTTAGATACTGTGCAGAAAACATTATCAAGAACTGCATCTGCACTAACCTGTCTGTGTCCAAACTCTCCTGTGATGACATCACCTTCAATCGGCTCTACCAGTTTGTGGCAGGCTGGACCCTACTGGGCTCTGACCTCATCCTTATTGTTTTGTCCTACTCCTTCATCCTGAAAGCTGTGCTAAGGATCAAGGCTGAGGGTGCTACAGCCAAGGCCCTAAGCACATGTGGTTCCCACTTCATCCTCATCCTCTTCTTCAGCACAGTCCTGTTGGTTCTGGTCATCACTAACCTGGCCAGGAAGAGAATTCCCCCAGATGTCCCCATCCTACTCAACATCCTGCACCACCTCATCCCCCCAGCTCTGAACCCCATTGTTTATGGTGTGAGAACTAAGGAGATCAACCAAGGAATCCAGAAGCTGCTGAGAAGGTTGTAA